A region from the Tsuneonella mangrovi genome encodes:
- a CDS encoding GNAT family N-acetyltransferase, which translates to MTDDRLYVALSSGDLKLVPLAEEHREPLRKACAEDREIWQIYGNSYLGDAFDANFDRLVGNLDRRGYAIVENGVLVGMTAWLAYGEPGWSIEIGNTYYIPSKRGTGLNRRVKALMLDHAFACGLMRVVFKVDAVNARSRAAVLKLGCTEEGTMRRERVTWNGRVRDTVIFSVLADEWAG; encoded by the coding sequence ATGACCGACGACCGGCTCTATGTTGCGCTGAGCAGCGGAGACCTGAAGCTGGTCCCTCTCGCCGAGGAACATCGCGAGCCGTTGCGGAAAGCCTGCGCCGAAGACCGGGAGATCTGGCAGATCTACGGCAATTCCTATCTTGGCGATGCGTTCGATGCGAATTTCGACCGCCTGGTCGGCAATCTCGATCGCCGTGGATACGCCATAGTCGAAAATGGCGTGCTCGTCGGGATGACTGCATGGCTGGCCTACGGCGAGCCGGGCTGGTCGATCGAAATCGGCAACACCTATTATATCCCTTCGAAGCGCGGCACCGGGCTGAACCGGCGGGTTAAGGCACTGATGCTCGATCATGCCTTCGCGTGCGGGCTGATGCGGGTCGTGTTCAAGGTCGATGCGGTCAACGCCCGGTCGCGCGCGGCGGTGCTCAAGCTCGGCTGCACAGAGGAAGGCACGATGCGCCGCGAACGTGTCACGTGGAACGGACGGGTGCGCGATACCGTGATCTTTTCAGTCCTTGCCGACGAATGGGCTGGTTGA
- the rpsO gene encoding 30S ribosomal protein S15, giving the protein MSVTAEAKTKIIKDNAQTKGDTGSPEVQVAILTERIRNLTEHFKDHHKDNHSRRGLLMMVNKRRSLLAYLKKKDVERYNALIAKLGLRK; this is encoded by the coding sequence ATGTCGGTTACCGCCGAAGCAAAGACGAAGATCATCAAGGACAACGCCCAGACCAAGGGCGATACCGGTTCGCCGGAAGTGCAGGTCGCTATCCTGACCGAGCGCATCCGCAACCTGACCGAACACTTCAAGGACCACCATAAGGACAATCACTCGCGTCGCGGACTTCTGATGATGGTCAACAAGCGCCGTAGCCTGCTCGCCTATCTCAAGAAGAAAGACGTCGAGCGGTACAACGCGCTGATCGCGAAGCTGGGTCTCCGCAAGTGA
- the truB gene encoding tRNA pseudouridine(55) synthase TruB, producing MNGAKPAPNGWLILDKPRGLGSTQAVGAVKRNLRTGGYAGTKVGHGGTLDPLAEGVLPIALGEATKLAGRMLDSDKIYEFTIQFGEQTDTLDAEGEVVATSPSFPSLEQVEGILRHFIGPIRQVPPKYSALKIDGRRAYDLARAGEEVALEARQVTIHSLKYIGCVVEDVESRVRRKEPSDLGERIVENLNRNVAKRWLRSISLRANVSKGTYIRSLARDIAHALGTVGHVTYLRRTKAGPFSQSQAISLDLLEEIGKGAALEDHLLPLEAGLDGIPAHDLDPESAQAVRQGRVLSGMPHPDGLLFVRSAGVPVALMEVSQGTAKVVRGFNYPDTAE from the coding sequence GTGAACGGCGCGAAGCCCGCCCCCAACGGCTGGCTGATCCTCGACAAGCCGCGCGGCCTTGGCTCGACCCAGGCGGTCGGGGCGGTCAAGCGCAACTTGCGCACCGGCGGATATGCCGGGACCAAGGTCGGCCACGGCGGCACGCTCGATCCGCTGGCCGAGGGAGTACTTCCGATTGCGCTGGGCGAAGCAACCAAGCTCGCCGGGCGGATGCTCGATAGCGACAAGATCTACGAATTCACGATCCAGTTCGGTGAACAGACCGATACCCTCGATGCCGAGGGCGAGGTTGTCGCGACAAGTCCATCATTTCCTTCACTGGAACAAGTCGAGGGTATCCTCCGACACTTCATCGGACCGATCCGACAGGTTCCCCCGAAATATTCCGCCCTGAAGATTGATGGACGGCGCGCATATGACCTCGCCCGGGCAGGCGAAGAAGTTGCCCTTGAAGCGCGGCAGGTAACCATACATTCGCTTAAGTATATTGGGTGCGTGGTGGAGGATGTGGAGAGCAGGGTCAGACGCAAGGAGCCGTCAGACCTCGGCGAGCGGATCGTCGAAAATCTCAACCGCAATGTCGCAAAGCGATGGCTTCGATCCATCTCTCTCCGGGCAAACGTCAGCAAGGGCACTTACATCCGCTCGCTTGCACGCGATATCGCGCACGCCCTTGGAACGGTCGGCCACGTCACCTATCTCAGGCGCACCAAGGCCGGGCCGTTCAGCCAATCCCAAGCGATTTCGCTGGACTTGCTCGAGGAAATCGGTAAGGGCGCGGCGCTTGAAGACCATCTCCTGCCGTTGGAGGCGGGGCTGGACGGTATCCCGGCCCACGATCTCGATCCGGAAAGCGCGCAGGCGGTCCGCCAGGGCCGGGTCCTTTCCGGAATGCCCCATCCCGACGGGCTCCTGTTTGTGCGATCAGCCGGCGTGCCGGTCGCGTTGATGGAAGTCTCGCAGGGGACGGCGAAAGTCGTCAGGGGATTCAATTATCCCGATACCGCGGAGTAA
- a CDS encoding site-2 protease family protein, whose protein sequence is MSDTLQLAILLIPCLIVSIVFHEVAHGYSALLLGDPTAQERRRLSLNPLRHVDPVGTLLVPGALALFGGPVFGWAKPVPVNFRRLSNPRVGMMLVAAAGPMTNFVLAAVGAVLLGLYAGSFGLAAAGPGAWFPTMMQLFITINVFLGLFNLLPLPPFDGSHIVEGLLPRSLAAQYGQLRQFGMFLFVALIAATWAFPQYGIIEHVVGPPVNWALGHYLALAQAVAGR, encoded by the coding sequence ATGTCCGATACTCTCCAGCTCGCTATCCTGCTGATTCCCTGCCTGATCGTGTCGATCGTGTTCCACGAGGTCGCGCACGGCTACTCGGCGCTACTGCTCGGCGATCCGACCGCGCAGGAGCGACGGCGGCTGTCGCTTAACCCGCTGCGCCACGTCGACCCGGTGGGCACGCTGCTGGTGCCCGGCGCGCTGGCGCTGTTCGGCGGGCCGGTATTCGGCTGGGCCAAGCCCGTTCCGGTCAACTTCCGCCGCCTGTCAAACCCGCGCGTCGGCATGATGCTGGTCGCGGCGGCTGGTCCGATGACGAATTTCGTATTGGCGGCGGTCGGTGCGGTGCTGCTGGGGCTCTATGCCGGCTCTTTCGGCCTTGCTGCGGCTGGCCCGGGTGCATGGTTCCCGACGATGATGCAGCTGTTCATCACGATCAACGTGTTCCTCGGCCTGTTCAACCTGCTGCCGCTGCCGCCGTTCGATGGATCGCACATCGTCGAAGGGCTGCTGCCGCGCTCGCTGGCGGCGCAATATGGCCAACTGCGCCAATTCGGGATGTTCCTGTTCGTTGCGCTGATCGCGGCAACCTGGGCGTTTCCACAATATGGCATTATCGAACACGTGGTCGGTCCGCCGGTGAACTGGGCGCTCGGGCACTACCTCGCGCTGGCGCAGGCGGTGGCCGGAAGGTGA